A single window of Pseudomonadota bacterium DNA harbors:
- a CDS encoding glycosyltransferase 87 family protein: MLFYDFYFFYAVGLLLHNGGNPYDLEQYQSALISIGYPLDKVVVPFPYPPWSLYFFYILGSLPFTGSLIALLFVSIVGSLKALLNSLDTVSVKPPWMSPSKALFFSIAFVPLIKGIFFVQLSWIPFISVLAGLRFLSQGRSLLAGSFFSIMLIKPHLWCALYGFLLVEIIRHRRIKLLIGLLLGALLQGGLSYTLFPFDFQFIVTRVFNSPHGAADTQIISSSLFDILAHLCNFSSLRGIGVGLGIFFGAVVALRCQEKDLANTILLRVVPLSLFFAPYAWSHDYILLFPFLMEQIFVLMDKHREEQILRVWVILALMLSGALILNIEVLFVLLLFPVLLRYRSILLPPLLLQPKVTPYPRPLS, translated from the coding sequence ATGCTTTTTTATGATTTTTACTTCTTCTATGCGGTAGGCCTTCTCCTTCACAACGGAGGCAATCCCTACGACCTAGAGCAATATCAATCAGCGCTCATCAGTATCGGGTATCCTCTAGATAAAGTAGTAGTTCCCTTCCCCTACCCTCCTTGGAGCCTCTATTTCTTTTACATCCTTGGGTCTCTCCCCTTTACAGGATCGCTTATCGCGCTCCTTTTTGTGAGCATCGTGGGGTCGCTTAAAGCGCTCCTTAATTCACTTGATACGGTCTCTGTAAAGCCTCCCTGGATGTCTCCATCTAAGGCGCTCTTTTTTTCTATAGCATTCGTGCCACTTATTAAAGGAATCTTCTTCGTTCAACTCAGCTGGATTCCTTTTATTAGCGTACTCGCGGGCCTTCGATTTTTGTCGCAGGGAAGATCGCTTCTTGCGGGATCTTTTTTTTCTATCATGTTAATAAAACCACATCTCTGGTGCGCTCTGTATGGTTTTTTATTGGTAGAAATTATACGTCATCGAAGAATCAAACTACTCATTGGACTACTCCTAGGTGCCCTCCTTCAGGGCGGGCTCTCTTACACACTTTTTCCATTCGATTTTCAGTTTATAGTGACACGGGTCTTTAATTCTCCTCATGGTGCCGCAGACACTCAGATTATCTCCTCTTCGCTCTTCGATATCTTGGCACATCTATGTAACTTCTCATCACTGAGAGGAATTGGAGTCGGGCTTGGCATTTTTTTTGGAGCAGTAGTTGCGCTTAGGTGCCAAGAGAAAGATCTCGCTAATACTATCCTGCTGCGAGTCGTTCCCCTCTCTCTATTTTTTGCACCATACGCATGGTCTCATGATTATATCCTCCTCTTTCCTTTTCTTATGGAGCAGATATTTGTCCTTATGGATAAACATAGAGAGGAACAAATTCTCAGAGTATGGGTTATCCTTGCTCTCATGCTTTCTGGAGCACTTATCCTCAACATTGAAGTTCTTTTTGTACTCCTCCTCTTCCCGGTCCTATTAAGATATAGAAGCATCCTTCTTCCCCCTCTTCTTTTACAACCAAAAGTAACCCCGTACCCACGGCCATTAAGTTAA